From a region of the Actinopolymorpha singaporensis genome:
- a CDS encoding TIGR03557 family F420-dependent LLM class oxidoreductase, with the protein MKYGYKASAEQFGTRELLGYALLAERLGLDIVAVSDHFQPWRHHGGHAPLVFSWLGALAQASERITMGTSVLTPILRYHPSVVAQGFGTIDQLAPGRVFLGVGTGEAMNEVPATGTAWPGGKERRARLAEAVTLIRKLWTEDRVTFEGQYYRTDKASVYERPDVPLPIYVAAGGPLAGKLAGRIGDGVIATSGKPPELYENVLGQVAESARAAGRDPEKFPHQIEIKVSYDTDLQAAKEACTWWAALGLSAEQKQGVDDPLELERLADEDPLIATKRFIVTTDADEVVERVAPYVDLGFTELVFHGPGNDQRRFLELFTRDVLPKLRDRWS; encoded by the coding sequence GTGAAATACGGCTACAAGGCGTCGGCGGAGCAGTTCGGCACCCGTGAGCTACTCGGCTACGCACTGCTGGCCGAGCGACTCGGCCTGGACATCGTGGCGGTCTCCGACCACTTCCAGCCCTGGCGCCACCACGGAGGGCACGCGCCGTTGGTGTTCAGCTGGCTCGGTGCCCTCGCCCAGGCTTCGGAGCGCATCACGATGGGGACCAGCGTGCTCACCCCGATACTGCGCTACCACCCGTCCGTGGTCGCCCAGGGGTTCGGGACGATCGACCAGCTCGCGCCCGGCCGGGTCTTCCTCGGCGTGGGCACCGGCGAGGCGATGAACGAAGTACCCGCCACCGGCACGGCGTGGCCGGGTGGCAAGGAGCGGCGGGCCCGCCTGGCCGAAGCCGTGACGCTGATCCGGAAGCTGTGGACCGAGGACCGCGTGACGTTCGAGGGCCAGTACTACCGGACCGACAAGGCCTCGGTGTACGAACGCCCCGACGTGCCGCTGCCCATCTACGTCGCCGCGGGCGGCCCGCTGGCCGGCAAGCTCGCCGGCCGCATCGGTGACGGCGTGATCGCCACCAGCGGGAAGCCGCCGGAGCTGTACGAGAACGTCCTCGGCCAGGTGGCCGAGTCGGCCAGGGCGGCCGGCCGCGACCCGGAGAAGTTCCCGCACCAGATCGAGATCAAGGTGTCGTACGACACCGACCTGCAGGCCGCCAAGGAGGCCTGCACCTGGTGGGCGGCGCTGGGACTGAGCGCGGAGCAGAAGCAGGGCGTGGATGACCCGCTGGAGCTGGAGCGCCTCGCCGACGAGGACCCGCTGATCGCGACGAAGCGGTTCATCGTCACCACGGATGCCGACGAGGTGGTCGAGCGGGTCGCGCCGTACGTCGACCTCGGCTTCACCGAGCTCGTCTTCCACGGGCCGGGCAACGATCAGCGGCGGTTCCTCGAGCTGTTCACCCGGGACGTACTGCCGAAGCTGCGGGACCGCTGGTCCTGA